A stretch of the Aegilops tauschii subsp. strangulata cultivar AL8/78 chromosome 4, Aet v6.0, whole genome shotgun sequence genome encodes the following:
- the LOC109757771 gene encoding tropinone reductase homolog At2g29290-like, whose product MAGVTSDSSQETMSKRWNLAGMTALVTGGTKGIGLAIVEELAGLGAKVHTCARNAAGLDKCRRRWQSKGLHQLVTASVCDVSVRGDREALVATVRDLFHGKLHILVNNAGLSLYKAAADTTPEEYARLMATNLDPCFHLSQLAHPLLRQAGASSVLLISSVTGYIAYPALSVYSLTKGAMHQLARSLAAEWATHGIRVNCVAPGGIDTDISTTTLATDPTMARRLADMETARVPMRRFGKPHEVAAVVAFLCMPGAGYITGQVICVDGGRTIAAKL is encoded by the exons ATGGCAGGTGTCACATCGGATTCTTCACAGGAGACGATGAGTAAACGGTGGAACCTCGCCGGCATGACGGCGCTCGTCACCGGAGGAACCAAGGGGATCGG GCTTGCCATCGTGGAGGAGCTGGCCGGGCTCGGCGCCAAGGTGCACACCTGCGCACGCAACGCCGCCGGCCTGGACAAATGCCGGCGGCGATGGCAGAGCAAGGGCCTCCACCAGCTGGTCACCGCCTCCGTCTGCGACGTCTCCGTGCGCGGCGACAGGGAGGCCCTCGTCGCCACGGTCCGCGACCTCTTCCACGGCAAACTCCACATCCTCGTCAACAACGCCGGCCTGTCCCTCTACAAGGCGGCCGCGGACACCACGCCGGAGGAGTACGCCCGTCTCATGGCCACCAACCTCGACCCCTGCTTCCACCTCTCCCAGCTCGCGCACCCGCTGCTCCGCCAGGCCGGGGCCTCCTCCGTGCTGCTCATCTCCTCCGTCACCGGCTACATCGCCTACCCGGCGCTCTCGGTTTACTCGCTCACCAAGGGGGCCATGCACCAGCTCGCCAGGAGCCTGGCCGCCGAGTGGGCGACGCACGGCATCCGCGTCAACTGCGTCGCGCCGGGCGGCATCGACACCGATATCTCCACCACCACGCTCGCCACCGACCCAACCATGGCACGGAGGCTCGCCGACATGGAGACGGCGCGGGTGCCCATGCGCCGCTTCGGCAAGCCCCACGAAGTCGCCGCGGTCGTCGCCTTCCTCTGCATGCCCGGCGCCGGGTACATCACGGGCCAGGTCATATGCGTCGATGGAGGACGCACAATAGCAGCCAAGCTATGA
- the LOC109757775 gene encoding very-long-chain aldehyde decarbonylase GL1-11 isoform X2: protein MYLPYVTGFLNKCVCACLQKKSNTSDYQNRCVMRLILYHVCVNLPVMIFSYPAFKFMGLRSSLPLPHWTVIVSQVLFYFILEDFIFYWGHRALHTKWLYKHVHSVHHEYATPFGLTSEYAHPAEILFLGFATVVGPALTGPHLFTLWLWMVLRVLETVEAHSGYHFPWSPSNFLPLYGGSDFHDYHHRVLYTKSGNYASTFVYMDWLFGTDKGYRKTKAIEGEEGKHL from the exons ATGTACCTTCCTTATGTAACTGGTTTCCTAAACAAGTGTGTGTGTGCATGTTTGCAGAAGAAGAGCAACACTTCTGATTACCAGAACAGATGCGTCATGCGTCTCATTCTCTACCATGTCTGTGTGAATTTGCCAGTCATGATTTTCTCCTATCCTGCCTTTAAGTTCATGGGGCTGAGGAGCTCTCTTCCTCTGCCACACTG GACGGTCATTGTATCTCAAGTTCTTTTTTATTTTATACTCGAAGATTTCATATTCTATTGGGGGCACAGGGCTCTGCATACCAAATGGCTATACAAGCATGTCCACAGTGTGCACCATGA ATATGCTACACCATTCGGCTTAACTTCGGAATATGCACACCCTGCTGAAATTTTGTTCCTGGGATTTGCCACGGTTGTTGGTCCTGCCCTGACCGGCCCTCACTTGTTCACCCTTTGGCTGTGGATGGTTTTGAGGGTGTTAGAGACGGTTGAAGCTCACAGTGGATATCACTTCCCTTGGAGCCCATCAAACTTCCTGCCACTGTATGGAGG CTCTGACTTCCATGACTACCATCATCGTGTGCTGTACACCAAGTCAGGAAACTACGCCTCTACTTTTGTTTACATGGACTG GTTGTTTGGCACAGATAAGGGTTATCGCAAGACAAAAGCCATCGAAGGGGAAGAAGGGAAGCATTTGTAA
- the LOC109757775 gene encoding very-long-chain aldehyde decarbonylase GL1-11 isoform X1, protein MAATPLDSAWEWLITNFSEFQLATVVTFVLHESVFFLSGFPSLLFERFGLFAKYKIQKKSNTSDYQNRCVMRLILYHVCVNLPVMIFSYPAFKFMGLRSSLPLPHWTVIVSQVLFYFILEDFIFYWGHRALHTKWLYKHVHSVHHEYATPFGLTSEYAHPAEILFLGFATVVGPALTGPHLFTLWLWMVLRVLETVEAHSGYHFPWSPSNFLPLYGGSDFHDYHHRVLYTKSGNYASTFVYMDWLFGTDKGYRKTKAIEGEEGKHL, encoded by the exons ATGGCGGCCACCCCGCTCGACTCCGCCTGGGAG TGGCTGATCACCAACTTCAGCGAGTTCCAGCTGGCCACCGTCGTCACCTTCGTCCTCCACGAGAGCGTCTTCTTCCTCTCCGGCTTCCCCTCCCTCCTCTTCGAGCGCTTCGGACTCTTCGCCAAGTACAAGATCCAG AAGAAGAGCAACACTTCTGATTACCAGAACAGATGCGTCATGCGTCTCATTCTCTACCATGTCTGTGTGAATTTGCCAGTCATGATTTTCTCCTATCCTGCCTTTAAGTTCATGGGGCTGAGGAGCTCTCTTCCTCTGCCACACTG GACGGTCATTGTATCTCAAGTTCTTTTTTATTTTATACTCGAAGATTTCATATTCTATTGGGGGCACAGGGCTCTGCATACCAAATGGCTATACAAGCATGTCCACAGTGTGCACCATGA ATATGCTACACCATTCGGCTTAACTTCGGAATATGCACACCCTGCTGAAATTTTGTTCCTGGGATTTGCCACGGTTGTTGGTCCTGCCCTGACCGGCCCTCACTTGTTCACCCTTTGGCTGTGGATGGTTTTGAGGGTGTTAGAGACGGTTGAAGCTCACAGTGGATATCACTTCCCTTGGAGCCCATCAAACTTCCTGCCACTGTATGGAGG CTCTGACTTCCATGACTACCATCATCGTGTGCTGTACACCAAGTCAGGAAACTACGCCTCTACTTTTGTTTACATGGACTG GTTGTTTGGCACAGATAAGGGTTATCGCAAGACAAAAGCCATCGAAGGGGAAGAAGGGAAGCATTTGTAA